Proteins encoded together in one Argiope bruennichi chromosome 1, qqArgBrue1.1, whole genome shotgun sequence window:
- the LOC129966091 gene encoding DEAD-box helicase Dbp80-like translates to MFSNRAMTTSLEDWDSSVETEEKNSSSGVIPRKQIHDVVDNIKLSLKHGRLEERQRRLSAMLSSDIRSSKLDNRISFKPSMDSLLTEDDDEKALTPAEISLMRKILRSHLLNSSHEVEVLRRDAKSPLYSVKSFDQLNLPPDLLKGVYAMGFNAPSKIQETTLPVLIADPPVNLIAQSQNGTGKTAAFVLASLTRVHTELRYPQVLILAPTYELAMQIGEVAQKMAQFCEGIEFRYVVKGQTLPRNYTLTEHVLIGTPGKVFDWGRRQRNFQFEKLTTFILDEADIMISMQGHHDQCLRIHRLLSPECQCILFSATYSPEVMAFAEMIIKDPMVLTLRKEEESLENVKQYYIECNTASKKYAALTNIYGVLSIGQAIIFCRTKKTASWLGSKMSQDGHSVGYLSSELSMDERLYVLTRFREGKEKVLITTNVCSRGIDIEQVTLVVNFDLPVTINKEADCETYLHRIGRSGRFGKRGIAINMVEKEEDLQILKNIEDHFGRKIVKLDADDVDALENMDA, encoded by the exons ATGTTTTCAAATc gtGCAATGACTACCTCTCTTGAGGATTGGGACTCTTCAGTTGAAACAGAAGAAAAGAACTCGTCTTCAGGTGTCATACCTCGAAAGCAAATTCATGATGTCGTCGATAACATAAAGCTATCATTAAAGCATGGTCGCCTTGAAGAGAGACAGAGGAGATTGTCGGCCATGCTTTCCTCCGATATTCGCTCGTCAAAACTGGATAACAGGATTTCCTTTAAGCCCAGTATGGATTCGCTTCTCACTGAAGATGATGACGAAAAAGCCTTGACACCAGCAGAAATATCTTTAATGAGGAAAATTTTGAGGTCACACCTGCTGAATAGTTCTCACGAAGTGGAAGTACTAAGAAGAGATGCTAAATCTCCTCTGTACTCCGTAAAGTCTTTTGACCAACTGAACTTGCCCCCCGATCTCTTGAAAGGTGTATACGCTATGGGTTTTAATGCCCCATCAAAAATTCAAGAGACAACATTGCCCGTTCTCATCGCCGATCCTCCAGTTAACCTTATTGCTCAGTCCCAGAACGGAACTGGTAAAACAGCTGCCTTTGTTCTCGCCAGTTTGACCAGAGTTCACACGGAACTGCGTTATCCTCAAGTGCTTATCTTGGCGCCAACTTACGAACTGGCAATGCAGATCGGTGAAGTAGCTCAGAAGATGGCACAGTTTTGCGAAGGGATCGAATTCAGATATGTTGTCAAAGGGCAGACACTGCCAAGAAATTATACTTTAACAGAACATGTTTTGATTGGGACGCCAGGGAAAGTCTTTGACTGGGGAAGACGCCAGCGCAATTTCCAGTTCGAAAAACTGACTACTTTTATTCTTGACGAAGCTGATATCATGATCTCTATGCAAGGTCATCATGACCAGTGTCTTCGCATCCACCGTCTTTTGTCTCCCGAATGCCAGTGCATTTTGTTTTCAGCCACTTACTCTCCTGAAGTAATGGCCTTTGCAGAAATGATTATTAAGGATCCCATGGTCTTAACATTAAGAAAAGAGGAAGAATCACTTGAAAATGTGAAGCAGTACTACATCGAGTGCAATACTGCAAGTAAAAAATATGCTGCTTTGACCAATATTTATGGAGTACTTTCTATTGGGCAAGCAATCATATTTTGTAGAACAAAGAAGACAGCTTCGTGGCTAGGAAGCAAGATGTCTCAAGATGGACATTCTGTTGGATATCTGTCTAGTGAACTGAGTATGGATGAACGATTATATGTTTTGACACGCTTCCGGGAAGGAAAGGAAAAG GTCTTAATCACGACGAATGTATGTTCCCGGGGTATCGATATCGAACAAGTGACTCTCGTTGTCAATTTCGACCTGCCAGTGACGATCAACAAGGAAGCCGATTGCGAAACCTACCTCCATAGGATCGGCCGCAGTGGGCGATTTGGAAAGCGCGGCATCGCCATCAACATGGTAGAGAAAGAGGAAGAtttgcaaatattgaaaaatattgaggaCCACTTCGGTCGAAAGATAGTGAAACTAGATGCAGATGACGTCGATGCATTGGAGAACATGGACGCTTGA